The following proteins are encoded in a genomic region of Bacillus sp. FJAT-22090:
- a CDS encoding GNAT family N-acetyltransferase, with protein sequence MSKPVIRTYKDSSDLKRMQKLTQAIWSLEPNYHIGDLAWQRHRHAGREDDWDTAIWEMDGKPVAWGWIQKPGELICQVDPDFPEVAKDVIDWFDKITKTNEQKVIVLETESHLISALEDSLFNPLAENPEVLTKISLDSCSFPVQLPDKFKGRHIKGSEDLTNRVAVHKAAFHGSRVTEESYLNVMNTYPYDSSLDWVIESPNGEFVASCLIWFDEDNKVGLLEPVGTDPRFRRMGLASSVCKLALNALRDKGAKTAVVVCTSPKTHEFYKSIGFETFAQTKSFHRLKNTL encoded by the coding sequence ATGAGTAAACCTGTAATTCGAACTTATAAAGATTCAAGTGATTTAAAACGAATGCAGAAACTTACACAAGCTATATGGTCACTGGAACCTAATTACCATATAGGCGATCTAGCTTGGCAACGCCACCGACACGCTGGACGCGAGGATGATTGGGATACTGCAATTTGGGAAATGGATGGGAAGCCCGTTGCTTGGGGATGGATTCAAAAACCTGGTGAGTTAATATGTCAAGTTGATCCTGATTTTCCTGAGGTGGCCAAGGATGTCATTGACTGGTTTGATAAAATAACTAAAACCAATGAGCAAAAAGTGATTGTCCTAGAAACGGAGTCGCATCTTATTTCAGCCTTAGAAGATTCTTTATTCAACCCATTAGCAGAAAATCCAGAAGTCCTCACAAAAATATCATTGGATAGTTGTTCATTCCCTGTTCAATTGCCAGATAAGTTTAAAGGTCGCCATATCAAGGGTTCTGAGGATTTAACAAATCGTGTGGCAGTACATAAGGCTGCATTTCATGGATCCAGAGTCACAGAAGAAAGTTACTTGAACGTTATGAATACCTATCCTTATGATTCTTCTCTTGATTGGGTAATAGAATCCCCAAATGGTGAGTTCGTAGCATCTTGTTTAATTTGGTTTGATGAAGATAACAAGGTGGGGTTACTGGAACCTGTTGGAACGGATCCGAGATTTAGGAGAATGGGGTTAGCCAGTTCAGTCTGTAAGCTTGCTCTCAATGCGTTGCGTGATAAGGGGGCAAAAACGGCAGTTGTTGTTTGTACTTCCCCTAAAACACATGAATTTTACAAGTCTATTGGATTTGAAACATTTGCTCAAACAAAATCATTTCATCGTCTTAAAAATACTTTATAA
- a CDS encoding SMI1/KNR4 family protein produces the protein MSINKALEIIEANQEEADFIGEIDEQTIIDAENKLRVKFPKSYREFLKKYGLGDIFGQEIYGLGTDETGIPNMIWITKELREKENLPNNLICFYFADDGEYFCLDCSKVRSNNDDDGPVVSYISGLPIKEQPFEMIAENFGDFYQSY, from the coding sequence ATGTCGATAAATAAAGCTCTAGAAATTATAGAAGCGAACCAAGAAGAAGCTGATTTTATTGGTGAAATTGATGAACAAACAATTATTGATGCAGAAAATAAATTAAGGGTGAAATTTCCTAAAAGTTATAGAGAGTTTCTAAAGAAATATGGTTTGGGAGATATTTTTGGACAAGAAATTTATGGTCTAGGAACAGATGAAACGGGAATCCCGAATATGATTTGGATTACCAAAGAATTAAGGGAAAAAGAAAATTTGCCTAATAATCTAATTTGCTTTTATTTCGCTGATGATGGCGAATATTTCTGTCTAGATTGCTCCAAAGTACGAAGTAATAATGATGACGATGGACCTGTTGTTTCGTATATCAGTGGACTTCCGATAAAGGAACAACCATTTGAAATGATTGCAGAGAACTTTGGAGATTTTTATCAGAGCTATTAA
- a CDS encoding DUF4190 domain-containing protein, which produces MVEKTQTNNSKSVISLTLGILSILIPYIGLILGVIGVVVSRRATKEIVKTDEGGSGLATSGLICSVVGFIIQLFLVVSIIAFYSLTNVS; this is translated from the coding sequence ATGGTTGAAAAAACTCAAACAAACAACAGTAAATCGGTAATTTCTTTAACACTTGGTATTCTTTCAATCCTAATACCATACATCGGATTGATACTTGGTGTTATAGGAGTTGTAGTTTCAAGAAGAGCGACAAAAGAAATTGTAAAAACAGATGAAGGTGGCAGTGGATTAGCTACCTCTGGTTTAATTTGTAGCGTTGTCGGGTTTATCATTCAACTCTTTCTAGTAGTGAGTATTATTGCTTTCTATTCTCTAACTAATGTAAGTTAG